The Impatiens glandulifera chromosome 8, dImpGla2.1, whole genome shotgun sequence genome includes a window with the following:
- the LOC124911166 gene encoding WD repeat-containing protein 44-like, producing MIVRLQSQYVCLFVWFVWDFGWDGMAYYPNGKGAVVGLMDGSCCFYDIVDNHLQLNSQTCLKEKKKLSCKRIIGFQFSPVDPSKVLVTSANSQIRLLSGCNIIFKFTARKNLGSQIKASFTMDGRHIISTSEDAQIYVWDCDQETPSKTKKISLSQFCSLVQLTFFLCKEKLVPTSPYSKRNRMYITD from the exons ATGATTGTTAGACTTCAATCCCAATATGTTTGTCTTTTTGTGTGGTTTGTTTGGGACTTTGGGTGGGATGGTATGGCTTATTACCCAAATGGAAAG GGCGCAGTTGTGGGATTGATGGATGGGAGTTGTTGTTTCTATGACATTGTAG ATAATCACTTGCAGCTAAATAGTCAAACATGTTTGAAGGAGAAAAAGAAGTTATCCTGCAAGAGAATAATTGGGTTTCAG TTTTCTCCTGTTGACCCGAGTAAAGTGCTCGTCACTTCCGCCAATTCACAAATTCGACTACTATCTGGCTGCAATATTATCTTCAAATTTACGG CCAGAAAAAATCTTGGAAGTCAAATAAAAGCTTCCTTTACCATGGACGGAAGACACATTATCTCAACAAGTGAAGATGCTCAAATCTACGTATGGGACTGCGACCAAGAAACCCCttcaaaaacaaagaaaatatcTCTCTCTCAGTTCTGTAGTTTAGTTCagcttactttttttttatgtaaggaAAAATTAGTTCCCACATCGCCATATTCCAAAAGAAATAGAATGTATATAACTGATTAG